From the genome of Gemmatimonas phototrophica, one region includes:
- the rfaE2 gene encoding D-glycero-beta-D-manno-heptose 1-phosphate adenylyltransferase — MDWDTAALWRRGVRGNVVFTNGVFDLLHPGHIEVLDMARREGAALIVGLNSDASVRRLKGPTRPVRSTAERALVLAGLESVDAVVVFEEDTPLELVWRLEPDVIVKGGDYSPDTIVGADVVTARGGRVVVIPLVSGQSTTSIIEKLRG, encoded by the coding sequence ATGGACTGGGACACCGCCGCGCTCTGGCGCCGAGGCGTGCGCGGAAATGTGGTATTTACCAATGGGGTCTTTGATCTGCTGCACCCCGGACACATTGAAGTGCTCGACATGGCGCGTCGCGAAGGCGCCGCGCTGATTGTCGGTCTCAACAGTGACGCATCGGTGCGACGGCTGAAAGGGCCCACGCGGCCGGTGCGCTCCACCGCCGAACGGGCACTGGTGTTGGCCGGCTTGGAGTCGGTGGATGCGGTCGTGGTCTTCGAGGAGGATACGCCGCTCGAGCTCGTGTGGCGCCTCGAGCCGGATGTCATTGTAAAGGGCGGCGACTATTCGCCGGACACCATTGTCGGGGCAGATGTTGTGACAGCGCGCGGCGGTCGTGTTGTTGTCATTCCGCTCGTGAGCGGTCAATCCACCACCTCCATCATCGAGAAACTTCGTGGCTGA
- the rph gene encoding ribonuclease PH, which produces MADSPTTSRILRVGRANSDLRPVTLERGAVPYAEGSCVVSFGRTRVLCAASVESGVPGWKKGSGEGWVTAEYAMLPRATRTRVSRERSQVGGRTQEIQRLIGRSVRAMLDGFAFGEFTVKVDCDVLQADGGTRTAAITGACVAVEDAFAWMVATGRLPVSPVRRRVAAISVGIIDGEPRLDLDYEEDVRAGVDMNVVMSSEGRFVEVQGTGENGTFAREELNALLDLAVHGIGTLDGMQQQVLAQPLPMPV; this is translated from the coding sequence GTGGCTGATTCTCCAACCACCAGTCGTATCCTGCGCGTCGGACGCGCCAACAGCGATCTGCGCCCGGTGACGCTGGAGCGCGGTGCTGTGCCGTATGCCGAGGGCTCGTGTGTTGTGAGTTTCGGGCGTACGCGTGTGCTGTGTGCCGCGTCGGTGGAAAGCGGCGTGCCAGGCTGGAAGAAAGGGTCGGGTGAGGGATGGGTGACGGCGGAGTATGCCATGTTGCCCCGCGCCACTCGCACGCGCGTGTCGCGTGAACGGTCGCAGGTTGGTGGGCGCACACAGGAAATCCAACGGCTGATCGGTCGAAGTGTGCGAGCCATGCTCGACGGGTTCGCTTTCGGGGAGTTCACCGTCAAGGTGGATTGCGATGTGTTGCAGGCGGATGGAGGGACGCGGACTGCTGCCATCACTGGCGCGTGCGTGGCCGTCGAGGATGCCTTTGCGTGGATGGTGGCAACCGGACGGTTGCCGGTGTCGCCGGTTCGGCGCCGCGTGGCCGCCATCAGTGTGGGGATCATCGACGGCGAACCGCGCCTTGATCTCGACTACGAGGAAGATGTACGTGCGGGGGTGGACATGAACGTCGTGATGAGCAGTGAAGGGCGCTTCGTCGAGGTCCAGGGCACCGGGGAGAACGGGACGTTTGCACGCGAGGAACTCAACGCGCTACTGGATTTGGCGGTGCATGGCATCGGGACTCTCGATGGCATGCAGCAGCAGGTGCTGGCCCAGCCGTTGCCCATGCCTGTCTGA
- the murI gene encoding glutamate racemase, with protein sequence MTRAASPTAPIGVFDSGLGGLTVARAVLRQLPNESLVYVGDSARVPYGPKSPDTVRRYALQIGEWLVEQGVKCVVVACNTATAHALEALQAALPVPVIGVITPGARAAVRTTTHGAVGVIATSGTIASGAYVKALRVAAQGTDIPLAVQAVACPLFVPLVEEGWVEHPATRLIVQQYLAPLRAQAVDTLVLGCTHYPLLRDVIADEMGATVALIDSAEETAVDVVRVLSESNRLAPDHGTPVHRFVSSDAPHHFLVLGSRFLGRPLNHVEHHVFT encoded by the coding sequence ATGACACGGGCCGCGTCGCCCACCGCCCCCATTGGCGTGTTCGATTCGGGGCTCGGCGGACTTACCGTGGCCCGGGCGGTGCTTCGGCAGCTGCCGAACGAGTCACTGGTGTACGTCGGCGACAGTGCACGAGTGCCCTACGGCCCCAAGAGCCCGGACACCGTACGTCGTTACGCGCTGCAGATCGGCGAATGGCTGGTGGAGCAGGGAGTGAAATGCGTCGTGGTGGCCTGCAATACCGCTACCGCACATGCACTTGAGGCGCTGCAGGCCGCACTGCCCGTACCGGTGATTGGGGTCATTACCCCTGGGGCACGCGCGGCTGTGCGCACCACCACGCACGGCGCCGTGGGGGTGATTGCGACCAGTGGCACCATTGCCTCGGGGGCCTATGTGAAGGCTCTGCGCGTGGCCGCCCAGGGCACCGACATCCCGCTGGCTGTGCAGGCGGTGGCATGTCCGCTGTTCGTGCCACTGGTGGAAGAGGGGTGGGTGGAGCATCCCGCCACGCGCCTCATTGTGCAGCAGTATCTCGCGCCTCTACGTGCACAGGCGGTAGACACCTTGGTGCTTGGGTGCACGCACTACCCGCTGCTGCGTGATGTCATTGCCGACGAAATGGGGGCAACGGTTGCTTTGATTGATAGCGCCGAGGAAACCGCCGTCGATGTGGTCCGGGTACTCAGCGAAAGCAACCGGCTCGCGCCGGATCACGGCACGCCAGTGCACCGTTTTGTTTCCTCCGATGCGCCGCATCACTTCCTCGTGCTCGGCAGCCGATTCCTAGGACGGCCGCTCAACCACGTCGAGCACCACGTGTTCACCTGA
- a CDS encoding acyl-CoA thioesterase gives MPSETVSELRVRYAETDQMGVVYHANYLVWCEIGRTDFIRYAGRSYADLEREGVLLAVSDASLRFHASARYDDPIRVHTTMTTVGSRGMSFAYRIVRADTGALLVSAATTLVSINRDGKLCALPREVRHWLQAAMHQESEPSDVTTILASDATGHAI, from the coding sequence ATGCCTTCTGAAACCGTTTCCGAATTGCGCGTGCGGTACGCCGAGACCGACCAGATGGGGGTGGTGTACCATGCCAACTACCTCGTGTGGTGTGAGATTGGCCGCACTGACTTCATCCGGTACGCCGGCCGATCCTACGCGGACCTTGAACGCGAAGGGGTGTTGCTGGCGGTCTCCGATGCCTCCCTGCGGTTCCATGCGTCGGCACGTTATGACGATCCCATTCGTGTCCACACGACGATGACGACAGTGGGCTCGCGCGGGATGAGCTTTGCCTATCGCATAGTACGGGCGGATACCGGTGCCCTTCTCGTCTCAGCGGCAACGACACTGGTGTCCATCAATCGGGACGGAAAACTGTGTGCATTGCCGCGCGAGGTACGCCACTGGTTGCAGGCGGCCATGCATCAGGAATCCGAACCATCCGACGTGACCACCATCCTCGCGTCCGACGCGACAGGGCATGCGATATGA
- a CDS encoding non-canonical purine NTP pyrophosphatase — protein MPGVERVPLVLASRSAGKLRELGPLLQQHGWRALTLDELGVAVGEDEDGLEAFDTFEANALAKARYFAERTGHVVLADDSGLAVDALDGRPGVHSKRWSGSLLEGPALDEANNRYLQDALLEAAQRGRAERTARYVCAAACVWPGFSCVELGTTAGMLLDAPRGAGGFGYDPYFWSSELEMTFAEATRDAKAVVSHRGRAFRALFAEMEKLSMNLLSPVDPGPWSG, from the coding sequence ATGCCCGGTGTGGAGCGTGTGCCCCTGGTGCTGGCCTCCCGGAGTGCCGGCAAGCTGCGTGAATTGGGGCCGCTGTTGCAGCAGCATGGGTGGCGTGCGCTGACGTTGGACGAGCTTGGCGTGGCCGTCGGCGAGGACGAGGACGGACTGGAAGCCTTTGATACGTTCGAAGCCAATGCCCTGGCGAAAGCCCGGTATTTCGCGGAACGTACAGGGCACGTGGTGTTGGCCGATGATTCGGGGCTGGCGGTGGATGCCCTCGATGGGCGTCCGGGGGTCCATAGCAAGCGCTGGTCGGGAAGCCTGTTGGAAGGGCCGGCGCTGGACGAGGCGAACAACCGGTACCTGCAGGACGCGCTGTTGGAGGCGGCCCAGCGGGGAAGGGCAGAGCGGACGGCACGGTACGTCTGCGCGGCAGCCTGTGTGTGGCCTGGGTTCTCCTGTGTGGAGCTGGGGACAACGGCAGGCATGCTGCTGGATGCGCCGCGCGGCGCCGGTGGCTTTGGCTATGACCCGTATTTTTGGTCCAGCGAACTTGAGATGACGTTTGCGGAGGCGACGCGCGACGCGAAAGCCGTCGTGAGTCACCGGGGGCGTGCGTTCAGAGCGTTGTTCGCGGAAATGGAGAAACTTTCCATGAATTTGCTGTCGCCAGTTGACCCGGGCCCCTGGTCGGGATAA
- the lptE gene encoding LPS assembly lipoprotein LptE — protein MDRERVRGSRRALLRQSMFAVGGLAMCAVTGCYGFSGGGGLPRTLKTVAIQPFDNQTAAPELQRELFEQLRNVMRDRLNLREAPEARADLVVRGTIVTYDVDLPLGASADGRNTASNRRRLQLAIDIEIVESATSRVLLTKKGLAREGQYAEGGEASGRKNALESLMTDIVEGVQSQW, from the coding sequence ATGGACCGAGAGCGTGTTCGCGGGTCCCGGCGGGCGCTGTTGCGCCAGTCGATGTTTGCTGTTGGTGGGTTGGCCATGTGTGCCGTCACAGGTTGCTATGGCTTCTCGGGTGGCGGTGGGCTGCCGCGCACACTGAAAACGGTCGCGATCCAGCCGTTTGACAATCAGACGGCGGCCCCCGAACTCCAGCGCGAGTTGTTTGAGCAGTTGCGCAACGTCATGCGCGATCGCCTCAATCTTCGGGAAGCCCCTGAGGCGCGGGCCGACCTGGTCGTGCGCGGGACCATCGTCACCTACGACGTCGATCTTCCGCTGGGCGCCTCGGCCGACGGACGGAACACGGCGTCCAATCGCCGGCGTCTGCAGCTGGCCATCGACATCGAGATTGTGGAGTCTGCGACCAGTCGGGTGCTGTTGACGAAGAAGGGGCTGGCGCGTGAAGGGCAATACGCGGAAGGAGGCGAAGCCAGTGGCCGCAAGAATGCGCTGGAAAGCCTCATGACCGACATCGTGGAAGGAGTGCAGTCGCAGTGGTAA
- a CDS encoding UDP-2,3-diacylglucosamine diphosphatase, with protein MLPTPCHVIGDVHLGVATLDSERALLRLLRDIPAQARSVVIMGDLFDFWFAWRYAMPRIGFRVLAALADLHDAGIPVLWIGGNHDCWGGEALQRETGARYTLDPWRGPIGAWDTLLAHGDGLREVEDAPYRRLRTVLRHPWSNAAFSWLHPDLASRIAMQSSKTSRKGRARDGGAGLLAVATAALTATDGPRLVLHGHSHVPTLVHAGAGVYGNAGAWYLDHQYLVIEDARISRRQWDDSGEHVVLDVVERPS; from the coding sequence GTGCTCCCGACTCCCTGCCATGTGATTGGCGACGTGCACCTTGGCGTCGCGACGCTCGATTCAGAGCGGGCGCTGCTCCGTTTGTTGCGGGACATTCCCGCCCAGGCGCGGTCGGTGGTGATTATGGGCGACCTGTTCGATTTCTGGTTTGCCTGGCGCTACGCGATGCCCCGTATTGGTTTTCGGGTGCTCGCCGCATTGGCCGACCTGCATGATGCCGGAATCCCGGTGCTATGGATTGGTGGCAACCATGATTGCTGGGGCGGCGAGGCCCTGCAGCGGGAAACGGGGGCCAGGTACACCCTCGACCCGTGGCGCGGCCCGATTGGGGCGTGGGACACGCTTCTGGCCCACGGTGACGGGCTTCGCGAGGTTGAAGACGCACCATATCGCCGCCTGCGCACCGTATTGCGACACCCGTGGTCGAATGCCGCCTTCTCGTGGCTTCACCCCGATCTGGCCTCGCGCATTGCCATGCAAAGTTCCAAAACGAGCCGAAAGGGGCGCGCCCGTGATGGAGGCGCCGGACTGCTGGCGGTCGCCACAGCCGCCCTAACGGCTACCGATGGCCCTCGCCTGGTGCTGCATGGACATTCTCATGTTCCCACGCTGGTCCATGCCGGGGCGGGCGTCTACGGCAATGCCGGTGCGTGGTACCTCGATCACCAGTATCTCGTGATTGAGGATGCACGTATTTCCCGAAGGCAATGGGATGACTCAGGTGAACACGTGGTGCTCGACGTGGTTGAGCGGCCGTCCTAG
- a CDS encoding RidA family protein, whose product MSIETLHTDHAPKAIGPYAQAVKANGFLFTAGQIPLHPVSMEIVEGDVAAQTEQVLANLSAVLAEAGVTWNDVVKTTCFLRTMDDFVAFNTVYARVLGEARPARSTVAVAGLPRNVSVEVELVAALPLR is encoded by the coding sequence ATGAGCATTGAAACGCTGCACACCGACCATGCCCCGAAGGCGATTGGTCCCTACGCACAAGCGGTAAAGGCCAACGGCTTCCTGTTCACCGCCGGGCAGATTCCCTTGCATCCGGTGAGCATGGAAATCGTGGAAGGCGATGTGGCGGCACAGACAGAGCAGGTGCTGGCGAATCTCTCAGCCGTACTTGCTGAAGCAGGAGTGACCTGGAACGATGTGGTGAAAACCACCTGCTTCCTGCGGACCATGGATGATTTCGTGGCCTTCAACACGGTGTATGCCCGTGTGCTCGGCGAGGCGCGCCCCGCTCGCTCCACCGTGGCCGTCGCTGGCCTGCCGCGCAACGTGAGCGTCGAAGTGGAACTCGTCGCGGCTCTTCCGCTGCGCTGA
- a CDS encoding peptidylprolyl isomerase, giving the protein MVDQRRPDTALVDQLLADPDPVRRARTALAIGQARIQLRYGRLRQLLVDGDTAIAANAAYALGIARDIASVPALARAVGGAPDAVAREAAWALGEMGEMGRSIITQGLGEGMERPREQSPVGSRGPSVRAALVLATVKLRNAPMALVTPWLADSSEQVVRAAAYVVARLRAPAGVREMLVVRAHPDEEVRQHVARALARSAAGDSLGAPAREALRVLLRDSSERVRVNAVQSAATYGAALANDIEPLFRDPARNVRMATAETFADVGGREIARWQRAWDTDTMFAVRRVLLQQTRRLGIPIFEGVEQQWATNTDWRVRVAALGSGERGAVFDSSLARRMVADPDARVRRTARSRMGIRDSAVSVAPRSSAPVPRPLAEYERLVQRYWQPGAMPPTACIDTEYGTITLQLFAREAPLVVEAFTRLAQQGKYRNTTFHRVVPNFVVQDGDITNGTGDPEPFFSLRESWSRQRHGRGCLGLATAGPDTGGSQYYMCHSTQPHLDGGYTVFGRVVDGFDVMDRLVQGDMMLQVRVP; this is encoded by the coding sequence ATGGTCGACCAGCGTCGGCCGGATACCGCGCTGGTGGACCAGTTATTGGCTGATCCGGATCCCGTGCGTCGTGCGCGCACCGCGCTGGCCATTGGGCAAGCACGCATTCAGTTGCGCTATGGGCGCCTGCGTCAGTTGCTGGTGGATGGTGACACCGCGATTGCCGCCAACGCCGCGTATGCGCTTGGTATTGCCCGGGACATCGCGTCGGTTCCGGCGCTGGCGCGTGCGGTGGGTGGTGCACCGGATGCCGTGGCGCGCGAAGCCGCGTGGGCTCTGGGCGAAATGGGGGAAATGGGACGCTCGATCATTACACAAGGGCTCGGCGAAGGCATGGAACGGCCACGGGAACAGAGTCCGGTGGGGAGCCGGGGACCGTCCGTTCGCGCCGCGCTGGTGCTGGCCACCGTGAAGCTGCGAAATGCCCCAATGGCCTTGGTCACCCCATGGTTGGCTGACAGCTCGGAGCAGGTTGTTCGCGCCGCCGCGTATGTGGTGGCGCGTCTTCGCGCGCCCGCCGGCGTGCGTGAAATGCTGGTCGTGCGTGCCCATCCGGATGAAGAAGTGCGACAGCATGTCGCCCGGGCGCTCGCTCGCAGTGCCGCCGGTGATTCGTTGGGGGCACCGGCGCGCGAGGCGCTGCGGGTTTTGCTGCGGGACAGCAGTGAGCGCGTGCGTGTGAATGCGGTGCAGAGTGCCGCCACGTACGGGGCGGCCCTGGCCAATGACATTGAACCGCTGTTCCGTGATCCAGCGAGGAACGTACGAATGGCAACGGCCGAGACGTTCGCTGATGTTGGAGGCCGGGAGATCGCCCGCTGGCAGCGCGCGTGGGATACCGACACCATGTTTGCCGTGCGACGCGTGCTCCTGCAGCAGACGCGTCGGCTGGGAATCCCCATCTTTGAGGGGGTCGAGCAGCAGTGGGCAACCAATACGGACTGGCGTGTTCGTGTGGCCGCATTGGGATCGGGCGAACGGGGGGCGGTTTTCGATAGCAGTCTGGCTCGTCGAATGGTGGCCGATCCTGATGCGCGGGTTCGTCGCACCGCGCGATCCCGAATGGGGATCCGTGATTCGGCGGTGAGTGTGGCGCCTCGATCCTCGGCACCTGTTCCGCGTCCTTTGGCGGAGTACGAACGGCTCGTGCAACGCTATTGGCAGCCTGGTGCCATGCCTCCAACGGCGTGCATCGATACCGAGTACGGGACCATCACGTTACAGTTGTTCGCGCGGGAGGCGCCGCTGGTCGTGGAGGCGTTTACCCGGCTGGCCCAACAGGGCAAGTACCGGAACACGACCTTCCATCGCGTGGTACCAAACTTCGTCGTGCAGGACGGCGACATCACCAATGGCACCGGCGATCCGGAACCCTTTTTCTCACTGCGTGAGAGCTGGTCGCGGCAACGGCACGGCCGTGGTTGCCTGGGGTTGGCCACCGCAGGGCCTGATACGGGTGGAAGTCAGTATTACATGTGCCATTCCACGCAGCCGCACCTTGATGGTGGATACACGGTGTTCGGCCGCGTGGTAGATGGGTTTGACGTGATGGATCGCCTCGTGCAGGGAGACATGATGTTGCAGGTCCGGGTGCCGTGA